From a single Columba livia isolate bColLiv1 breed racing homer chromosome 15, bColLiv1.pat.W.v2, whole genome shotgun sequence genomic region:
- the NOXO1 gene encoding NADPH oxidase organizer 1 isoform X1 — protein sequence MSCSRYPVDVKAVGLMQCRKQKNYMMFVSWSDQNNILIYRTFEDFKRFHKELKRKFPIESGSIRRSDRTIPRFKDANVKQRKSRKPNRCLEVLKLLETYSQELLKTDPKISQGEDVIQFFKAQTQDLDPSFPENSVVIMPSEMGGEKQSRSQQQLSHITHPQASQSYRCIEPFETKDTKNKPFKVATKEIVEVLIKDVTGWWLVENADKQIAWFPASYLEEIDIHRDIQNALSSNEEGSLFFVVQAYEAQKADELSLNNGVVVEVVRKSDNGWWLIRYNSCTGYLPSMCLQPYKNPHHKLQSIMNSGLNISTPNLCSSPMAPSPTGQHRVQVRSSPEQTEDGNSLRSRSRSLPRVSSTPDLELDSSPLSSGSGSEHDGRLGWKPDLSRSLPEVEQGRSSPRGHDSAMHSSKSPRLTHEDRKDSGFVESSTVDLSCSLPDPDLAACVPKVPARPSAHEILQKCSTITKRAVQQSSSRPALQALLPLPNVH from the exons ATGAGCTGCAGCAGGTACCCGGTGGATGTGAAGGCCGTGGGCTTGATGCaatgcagaaagcagaag AACTACATGATGTTCGTGTCTTGGTCAGATCAGAACAACATCCTCATCTACCGGACATTTGAAGACTTTAAGAGATTCCAT AAAGAGCTGAAGAGAAAATTCCCCATCGAGAGCGGCTCGATCAGGAGATCGGACCGAACAATTCCCAGGTTTAAAG ATGCAAACGTGAAgcagaggaagagcaggaagCCAAACAGGTGCCTGGAGGTTCTGAAACTGCTGGAAACTTAttcccaggagctgctgaaaaCAGACCCTAAAATCTCCCAGGGGGAAGATGTAATTCAGTTTTTCAAGGCACAGACCCAAGACCTGGATCCCTCCTTTCCTGAAAACAG TGTCGTTATCATGCCTTCGGAAATGGGAGGGGAAAAGCAGAGCcggtcccagcagcagctctcccatATCACCCACCCCCAGGCGTCCCAGAGCTACCGCTGCATCGAGCCCTTCGAAACCAAGGACACCAAGAACAAGCCTTTCAAAGTCGCTACAAAGGAAATTGTTGAAGTGTTAATCAAGGACGTGACGG GGTGGTGGCTGGTAGAAAATGCAGACAAGCAGATTGCATGGTTCCCAGCCTCCTACCTGGAGGAGATCGACATCCACAGGGACATCCAGAACGCCCTGAGCTCCAACGAGGAGG GCAGCCTGTTCTTTGTTGTGCAGGCCTATGAGGCTCAGAAGGCAGATGAGCTCTCGCTGAACAACGGCGTTGTGGTGGAGGTGGTCAGGAAATCCGACAACGGCTGGTGGCTGATCCG CTACAACAGCTGTACTGGGTACCTGCCCTCCATGTGCCTCCAGCCCTACAAGAATCCCCACCACAAGCTCCAGAGCATCATGAACTCCGGGCTCAACATCTCCACCCCCAACCTCTGCTCCTCCCCGATGGCTCCGTCGCCTACGGGACAGCACAGGGTCCAGGTTCGCTCTTCCCCTGAGCAGACTGAGGACGGGAACTCTCTGAGGAGCAGATCAAGGTCTCTGCCCAGGGTCAGCTCCACCCCAGACCTGGAGTTGGACAGCTCACCCCTCAGCTCGGGGAGCGGCAGCGAGCACGACGGCCGGCTGGGCTGGAAACCTGATTTGTCTCGATCTCTGCCTGAGGTGGAGCAGGGCAGGAGCTCTCCCCGGGGCCACGACTCAGCCATGCACAGCAGCAAGTCCCCACGCCTCACCCACGAGGACAGGAAGGACTCTGGCTTTGTGGAGTCATCCACAGTGGATCTCAGCTGCTCCCTCCCTGACCCCGACTTGGCCGCTTGTGTCCCCAAGGTGCCTGCACGTCCCTCGGCCCACGAGATCCTCCAGAAGTGCAGCACCATCACCAAGCGAGCCGTGCAGCAGTCGTCCTCCCGCCCAGCcctccaggctctgctccctctgcccAATGTCCACTAG
- the NOXO1 gene encoding NADPH oxidase organizer 1 isoform X2, whose protein sequence is MSCSRYPVDVKAVGLMQCRKQKNYMMFVSWSDQNNILIYRTFEDFKRFHKELKRKFPIESGSIRRSDRTIPRFKDANVKQRKSRKPNRCLEVLKLLETYSQELLKTDPKISQGEDVIQFFKAQTQDLDPSFPENSVVIMPSEMGGEKQSRSQQQLSHITHPQASQSYRCIEPFETKDTKNKPFKVATKEIVEVLIKDVTGWWLVENADKQIAWFPASYLEEIDIHRDIQNALSSNEEGKSASDSWDTTFLLQKYEFCEKPAALTTAWTSGAVILLITCANHSRDTSSTSLARSCSVTGMGTYSLQSKPNFPLSAGSLFFVVQAYEAQKADELSLNNGVVVEVVRKSDNGWWLIRYNSCTGYLPSMCLQPYKNPHHKLQSIMNSGLNISTPNLCSSPMAPSPTGQHRVQVRSSPEQTEDGNSLRSRSRSLPRVSSTPDLELDSSPLSSGSGSEHDGRLGWKPDLSRSLPEVEQGRSSPRGHDSAMHSSKSPRLTHEDRKDSGFVESSTVDLSCSLPDPDLAACVPKVPARPSAHEILQKCSTITKRAVQQSSSRPALQALLPLPNVH, encoded by the exons ATGAGCTGCAGCAGGTACCCGGTGGATGTGAAGGCCGTGGGCTTGATGCaatgcagaaagcagaag AACTACATGATGTTCGTGTCTTGGTCAGATCAGAACAACATCCTCATCTACCGGACATTTGAAGACTTTAAGAGATTCCAT AAAGAGCTGAAGAGAAAATTCCCCATCGAGAGCGGCTCGATCAGGAGATCGGACCGAACAATTCCCAGGTTTAAAG ATGCAAACGTGAAgcagaggaagagcaggaagCCAAACAGGTGCCTGGAGGTTCTGAAACTGCTGGAAACTTAttcccaggagctgctgaaaaCAGACCCTAAAATCTCCCAGGGGGAAGATGTAATTCAGTTTTTCAAGGCACAGACCCAAGACCTGGATCCCTCCTTTCCTGAAAACAG TGTCGTTATCATGCCTTCGGAAATGGGAGGGGAAAAGCAGAGCcggtcccagcagcagctctcccatATCACCCACCCCCAGGCGTCCCAGAGCTACCGCTGCATCGAGCCCTTCGAAACCAAGGACACCAAGAACAAGCCTTTCAAAGTCGCTACAAAGGAAATTGTTGAAGTGTTAATCAAGGACGTGACGG GGTGGTGGCTGGTAGAAAATGCAGACAAGCAGATTGCATGGTTCCCAGCCTCCTACCTGGAGGAGATCGACATCCACAGGGACATCCAGAACGCCCTGAGCTCCAACGAGGAGGGTAAGTCTGCGTCTGATTCCTGGGACACCACGTTCCTCCTTCAAAAGTATGAGTTCTGCGAAAAACCCGCCGCTTTAACCACTGCTTGGACCTCTGGGGCTGTGATTCTTCTGATCACCTGTGCAAATCATTCCAGGGACACCAGCTCTACATCTCTTGCTCGCTCCTGCTCTgtcacagggatggggacatatTCTCTGCAAAGCAAACCCAACTTCCCTCTCTCTGCAGGCAGCCTGTTCTTTGTTGTGCAGGCCTATGAGGCTCAGAAGGCAGATGAGCTCTCGCTGAACAACGGCGTTGTGGTGGAGGTGGTCAGGAAATCCGACAACGGCTGGTGGCTGATCCG CTACAACAGCTGTACTGGGTACCTGCCCTCCATGTGCCTCCAGCCCTACAAGAATCCCCACCACAAGCTCCAGAGCATCATGAACTCCGGGCTCAACATCTCCACCCCCAACCTCTGCTCCTCCCCGATGGCTCCGTCGCCTACGGGACAGCACAGGGTCCAGGTTCGCTCTTCCCCTGAGCAGACTGAGGACGGGAACTCTCTGAGGAGCAGATCAAGGTCTCTGCCCAGGGTCAGCTCCACCCCAGACCTGGAGTTGGACAGCTCACCCCTCAGCTCGGGGAGCGGCAGCGAGCACGACGGCCGGCTGGGCTGGAAACCTGATTTGTCTCGATCTCTGCCTGAGGTGGAGCAGGGCAGGAGCTCTCCCCGGGGCCACGACTCAGCCATGCACAGCAGCAAGTCCCCACGCCTCACCCACGAGGACAGGAAGGACTCTGGCTTTGTGGAGTCATCCACAGTGGATCTCAGCTGCTCCCTCCCTGACCCCGACTTGGCCGCTTGTGTCCCCAAGGTGCCTGCACGTCCCTCGGCCCACGAGATCCTCCAGAAGTGCAGCACCATCACCAAGCGAGCCGTGCAGCAGTCGTCCTCCCGCCCAGCcctccaggctctgctccctctgcccAATGTCCACTAG